Genomic DNA from Methylocystis sp. MJC1:
TTCGCGCCTTTGGCGGTCGGCTTCGTAGCGACGGATGCTGCAGGGGCAAGGAACTAAGAGCGGCAACGCCCCAGTCCCAAGGCGATGGGTCCCTAACACAGTGAATTTTGCGGCGCAACCCTGTCCGGCGCCCAGATTTCGCTCGCGCCTTCGCGCTAGGCATGACGCGAACCGCCGAGACTGCGCCGCCGGGTCGTGAGGGAGCGTGGGATTCATGCGGAGTTGGCGTGAATTCTCACGCCGAAAACTTCCGGCCTCCCGCCGGCGGAAGGCAGTGGCTCGCGAGAAAAATCTGCCTCAATTTTAGCCTTCCAGATTGTCGCAGCAAGACGAGCCTATCGGCCGATCAAGAACAGTGACGCGTCGCACAATCAAAACTCATCGGGCTTTGCTTGCAGCTTGCCGGCGGATAAGTTGCGCCTGCCCGTTCCTGCGGGATCGGTGCGATTTTTTGGAATTCTGGGGGATGCGCATGGCGCGCGCGGTGGTCGGAATTATCGGCGGATCCGGGGTTTATGATTTGCCGGGCGAGCAGAAGGTCAGGCGCGAGCGCGTCGCCAGCCCCTGGGGCGAGCCCTCGGACGAACTCGTCTTCGGCGAGGTCGGCGGCACACAGGCCGTCTTTTTGCCGCGACATGGACGCGGACATCGGCTGTCGCCGTCGACGATCAACTACCGCGCCAATATCGATGCGATGAAGCGCGTCGGCGTCACCGACATTATTTCAGTCTCAGCCTGCGGATCGTTCAAGTCGCAGTTTTTCCCCGGACTGTTCGTGCTGGTCGACCAGTTCGTCGATCGCACCTTTGCGCGTCAGTCGTCGTTCTTCGGCGACGGCTGCGTAGCGCATGTGTCGATGGCGCACCCGGTCGCCCCGAAATTATCCGCCCGCATTGCAAAGGCGGCGCGCGACGAAGCGATCGAGATCGCCGTCGGCGGCACATATGTCTGCATGGAAGGCCCGCAATTTTCGAGCTACGCCGAATCGCTTCATTACAAGGCGTCGGGTTTCGATCTCATCGGCATGACCGCCATGCCCGAGGCCAAGCTCGCGCGCGAGGCCGAGATTTCCTACGCCACTATCGCCATGGTGACGGATTTCGATTGCTGGCATCCCGAGCACGACCATGTGGACGTCGCCTCGGTGATCGCGATCGTGCGCGAGAACTCGGCCAAAGCCGCCCGGCTCGTCGCGCGCGTGCTGAAAGATTTCCCGCGCGAGCACGAAGCCTGCCCCGTGGGCTCCGATCGCGCGCTCGATAACGCCATTCTCACGGCGCCCGAGGCGCGCGACCCTGAATTGCTGAAGAAGCTCGACGCTGTGATGTCGCGGCTGAACGGCGCGGCCGCTCAGTAATACCACTGGCCGTTTCGCCATTCGCCCTGGATGCGCTTGGGCGGCGCCATTGGCTTGGCCGGTAGGTTGCCGCCGTTGGGATTGTAATCCCCGATATAGCTGCAGCCGATGCAGCCGTAACCGTTCCCATTAGCGCCATTGGCTCCCTGGCCGCCGGCGCCGGCGCCGTAGCCGCCGCCTGCGCCATAACCACCGCCTGGGTAGCCCCCGTAACCACCGCCATAGCCTCCGTAACCGGGGCCCGGGGGCATGGGCTGGGCCGGGACGCCCGGCTGACCGGGCGCCGGCATGCGAGGGCCGTAGCCGCCCATCATGCCCGCCTGAGGAGCCGGGGGCGGAACAACATGGTAGTTCTGGGCCTGCGCGGCGCCGGAGAGGCTCAGGGCAAGCGCGAAGGCAAGACGGAATAGGGCGTGCATGAGCGAAATCCTTGGAGGGAACGCAGGTTGAGTGTAAAGAGCTTGGCTGCGCGCGCCAGCGCCAAATCAGCCTATGGTTGAGTGTTTTCTAAAAGCCAGGAAAGCCTATGTCGCTTCGCGCCGCCATCCGCACCATTCCGGACTTCCCCAAGACAGGCATTCTCTTCCGCGACATCACCACGCTGCTCGGCGACGCCAAGGCGTTTCGCAAGGCGGTCGACGAGCTCGTCCAGCCCTGGGCCGGGACGAAGATCGACAAGGTCGCTGGGATAGAGGCACGGGGCTTTATCCTCGGCGGGGCGGTCGCGCATCAGCTCTCCGCCGGCTTTGTGCCGATCCGCAAGAAGGGCAAGCTGCCACATACGACCGTCTCCATGTCCTACGCGCTGGAATATGGGACTGATGAGATTGAAGTGCATGTAGACGCCGTCGCGCAAGGCGAGCGGGTCATATTGGTAGACGATCTGATTGCGACCGGCGGGACGGCGGAAGGCGCGGTCCGGCTTCTGCAGAAATTGGGCGCGGAAGTCATGGCGGCCTGTTTCGTCATCGACCTCCCCGATCTCGGCGGCGCGAACAAGATCGAAGCGCTGGGCGTCCCGGTTCGCACGCTGGTCGCCTTCGACGGGCATTGACGCGGGTCTGCCGGGCTTTCCCGCGCCGCTAGGGTTAGACTGCTGTCTTTATGAAGCTTCGTTCGACCCATCTGTTGTTTGCCGCCGTCGTCCTCGCCGCGATCGCCGCGGGGACCGGGGCCCTTTATTTTCTCCCGAGCCTCGGCGAGCGGGACGGAACGGCGTCAAAGAATGCGCCGCGCGTCGGCGCGACACATATTGCCGGCGGAAGCATCATGCCCGGCCTCAGACGGGCGATCGTGCCACAAGCTGAAGCGCCGACGATCGCGACGCCTGCGCCGGCGGAACCGACGCTATCAGAGAGCCCCCCGCCTGCCCTGATCGCTGCCGCGCCGCCGCCGGCCTCTCCAGCCGCCGAGGCGCCGCCCGCGGCAGATGATCTGCAGGGGTCAGGCGTCGAAGGGCTGGTCTCCTTCCCGCCCTTGGCGCCAAGACCTCCGGCCCGGCCTGCCGATCTGCAAGGCGCGCAAATCGAGGCGCCTTTGCCGCCGATACGGCCAGCCGATCTTGCGTCCCTGCAAGGTCCGTCGGAGCCGCCGGCGGCCCCTGCCGGCCAGCCCCAACCCGCCCAACCGCAAGCCATTCCGCCCCGAGCCGCTCTGCCTCAAGCCGCTCTGCCTCAAGCGGCTCAACCGCAAGCCGCCCCGTCGTGGTCCTTCCCACATTGGCCGCAGGCGGCGCAGCCTGCGCCCGAAACTCAGCAAGTCAGCGCCTCGCCGGCGCCCAATTATGTCGATGCGCCGCAGCCGCCCGTGCGTCCGGCCGACTTGACTGCCGCGCTCGCCCCCGGCAAGGCGACGACAGCCGCTTCCGCCGCGGCGGAGAGTTCCCAGACGCCGGCTCCGGCCGCCGCCCAGCAGACGGCGCGGCTAGAGGAGCCCGCGTTGCGGCCGGCGCCCGATGACGCATTTCAGGCGCCGCCTCCAAAATTCGGCATGGGCGACCCGGTCTTCGTGCGCATCTTCAAGCAGGAAGGCCAGCTCGAATTATGGCTGAAGAAGAACGGCCGCTATTCGCTCTATAGAAACTTCCCCATCTGCAAATGGTCAGGCCGTCTGGGGCCGAAGCTCAAGGAAGCCGATTATCAATCGCCCGAAGGCTTCTACAGCGTCTCCGCCAAGCAGCTTCACCCGCATTCCAACTACCACCGCGCCTTCAACGTCGGATATCCCAACGCCTTCGATCGCCAGAATGGCCGCACCGGCGGGCTCGTGATGGTGCATGGGGCGTGCAAGTCGGTCGGCTGTTTCGCCATGACCGACCAGGGCATTGAAGAGATTTACGGCTTCGTCGAAGCGGCGCTGCGGGCGGGGCAGAAGGAAGTTCCGGTCCATATCTTTCCGTTCCGCATGACCGAGGCGAATATCACGCGCGAAACCGGCAACAACGGCGGCTGGCTGTCCTTCGTCGGCAATGGCGGCAGCTATCGCCAATGGCTCGACTTCTGGAAGAATCTCAAGGAAGGCTACGACAGATTCGAACAAGCCGGCGAGCCGCCGGTGGCCTTCGCCTGCGGCGACCATTACGAGTTCGACGGCGGCTCCGCCTCCTGCCGGCGCGTCGCCGGCTGGTAGGGATCGAAATTATTTCCCTTTGAATAGCTCGCATGTGGACTTGTCATTCCCGGCGGGCTGAAAGCCCGACCGGGAATCCAGAGCCACAATAGCGCTGGTTTTGCTCTGGATTCCCGATCGCTCGCTGCGCGAGCGTCGGGAATGACAGCGAACCAATCAAGCGGATCTCGTATGAGCCTTAAAGCGATGCGGCGAGCTTGCGGGCAGTAGCGCGCAACTCATCGAGCGTGAGGAGCTTGTCCTGCTCCGGCTCGTGAATGACCGCGCCGAATTTATCCGCCAACGCCGCGCAGACCGCGACAGCGGCGAATTGTTCGCGCGGATC
This window encodes:
- a CDS encoding S-methyl-5'-thioadenosine phosphorylase, yielding MARAVVGIIGGSGVYDLPGEQKVRRERVASPWGEPSDELVFGEVGGTQAVFLPRHGRGHRLSPSTINYRANIDAMKRVGVTDIISVSACGSFKSQFFPGLFVLVDQFVDRTFARQSSFFGDGCVAHVSMAHPVAPKLSARIAKAARDEAIEIAVGGTYVCMEGPQFSSYAESLHYKASGFDLIGMTAMPEAKLAREAEISYATIAMVTDFDCWHPEHDHVDVASVIAIVRENSAKAARLVARVLKDFPREHEACPVGSDRALDNAILTAPEARDPELLKKLDAVMSRLNGAAAQ
- a CDS encoding adenine phosphoribosyltransferase, which translates into the protein MSLRAAIRTIPDFPKTGILFRDITTLLGDAKAFRKAVDELVQPWAGTKIDKVAGIEARGFILGGAVAHQLSAGFVPIRKKGKLPHTTVSMSYALEYGTDEIEVHVDAVAQGERVILVDDLIATGGTAEGAVRLLQKLGAEVMAACFVIDLPDLGGANKIEALGVPVRTLVAFDGH
- a CDS encoding L,D-transpeptidase family protein, whose protein sequence is MKLRSTHLLFAAVVLAAIAAGTGALYFLPSLGERDGTASKNAPRVGATHIAGGSIMPGLRRAIVPQAEAPTIATPAPAEPTLSESPPPALIAAAPPPASPAAEAPPAADDLQGSGVEGLVSFPPLAPRPPARPADLQGAQIEAPLPPIRPADLASLQGPSEPPAAPAGQPQPAQPQAIPPRAALPQAALPQAAQPQAAPSWSFPHWPQAAQPAPETQQVSASPAPNYVDAPQPPVRPADLTAALAPGKATTAASAAAESSQTPAPAAAQQTARLEEPALRPAPDDAFQAPPPKFGMGDPVFVRIFKQEGQLELWLKKNGRYSLYRNFPICKWSGRLGPKLKEADYQSPEGFYSVSAKQLHPHSNYHRAFNVGYPNAFDRQNGRTGGLVMVHGACKSVGCFAMTDQGIEEIYGFVEAALRAGQKEVPVHIFPFRMTEANITRETGNNGGWLSFVGNGGSYRQWLDFWKNLKEGYDRFEQAGEPPVAFACGDHYEFDGGSASCRRVAGW